The following nucleotide sequence is from Acyrthosiphon pisum isolate AL4f chromosome A2, pea_aphid_22Mar2018_4r6ur, whole genome shotgun sequence.
ttttgtacatatataatattataaaatacaatattctatgtatattatacatatattatactccgTATAGTATatcctatattaaaattatgtcacCCTTTAAAATGGACCGCGTGTTTCCCTTTACGCaagaaaaaatctaataaaaaatatgtgaaagCGTTCAGGAAATGAGTTCTGAGCtggttcatatttattattgacagcaagaacaaaaaaaaaaacgctcttGTTCTGAACTCCGGGAAACGCATTTATAACAAAAGGGTACGTAAAAACACTCTTAGCAATGGCACTCCTTAACGGGAAAAAAttcattttcacattttttcccGTTTTGTTCTGTTTCCTCCGTTGTTGTTTTATCGTTTTTTGTGTATATACCCTTCACGCTGAGGGTGAAAATTAATGGAGGTTATTTCCTACGCGAAATCATTCGGCACCGTTTACCAATTCGATCTAATGAAGTAGCTGGAAtctgatggtttttttttgtttcttttttgatatatatataatataatagcgctTTGTTCAATATCTTTTGGATGTCCTATAGTTCAACTTTACATTATTCGGGAAGAATCTGTAGCGTAACTGAAAAGCAATTtctttaagataaaaattgaaaactatctatattataatgctgaTGAGAATgtgtggaaaaaaattatacatttttctacgTATATAACCGTCTCAGTCTGTAAGTTTGTACGCCTGCGGCACCCTATGCTCCACTTGAATTGTGTACTTTTTAAGACCAACAactttttatgcatttttttattggcTCCAATATAAATGCCTTAAGTACTGAACCATAAAAATAACGAGCGTCTTTTGCTTTTAATTAAACCGCGCCCAGTCGCTAAAAACCACCTTTTCTACCCACTATACATTATATGGGGTTcgttgattaaattttttttcattattgacTCGGTTTGTAtgcaaaaaatctataaaaatatatctcgAGGAACGCCATTGCTCCGAACCAGAATTCGTGtgcaaaagtataatattgtgatcgtCTCGAATATACTGCATGACAAACGCTAATACCTATCgcgttaataattgttttaataaattcgcGTAGGTACACACAAACGgggtgtatataaatatatgatcgACCTTAAACACAACACTTCAGGAACACGTCATTTAAACCTATACATGATGTGTTTCTTTAACtacatataggtatgtttaatgtatataggtacatatgtcatatatatatatatacataatatatacacatatgtaaaatatgtttactggCGGACCATATTGTGGGATGATGACCCTTTGCTtggtcatatatatataatatattgcataggtacctttttttcAAGTGGTTGTACCCATTCTCAACGACTCCCCGCAGCGACTTCTAGCATTATGCGTTATGTAATCGTTCCGGGTTCTATCAACGATTTAACTGACCATATCATTTCACCATACAGTGACCGTAGTAATTTAACGCAGAATGGTCATTATttgactacataatattataataacgacccTCTCTATGTGATGCAATGTGGTCGACACCTACTATATTAATGTGTGtggagtataaatattatttttaaaactgtcaAACGTGTAAATGGTCTTTTCTGACGAGTGGGTGCATATGTAAATATGTCACATTGATCTTTGCGGCTCATACTTAATAGActcgtttattatttaatttaaaacttaaatgtaatattatattagaatttatgttatgataattatatgtatatatgatataatgtattttccGTGGACCGATATGAAATGTTTGAGGTGTATCTGACATATTAAACGTCCATTAAATAACtggcatttaataatataatattataatattatactattttgtataaaatgaatgtatttttaatgactTATGTATACCGTTTCTCTTTGAGATCGCATCTTATTACAATCGATTATGTTTCCCTTTAATTATAAACCACTGGTGGGACGGGAGAAAGAATATGATTAATACTttctttgtatatatatataaagatatatatatatagatataaatagcTGATATTCGTTTTTGACTCCGGGGGCGAAAAGATAAATGGAAAAGACGTGGAAAAgagtacagaaaaaaaataataataaacgaaatcACATGATTAAAAACCGTTTCATAAAGTGGCAAAAGAAGGGCGCGCATTGTGTGTGCCAAGTGCGGATGATGTAGGAAAAATTGTTTGCGCCGGGTGCTGCGTCAGGTGGTGGGTGCGCAGGGAACGGGTGGATATGGCTGGGGAAGTAATTTAAGCTGCTGAAAGAAAATGACACGCGAGGGGGTGAGGTCGCGTGAAAAAAATAGAATGGAAAATtcagtgagagagagagagagagagtgagggTGGGGGGTTGGGGGGCAAGAGAGAATGAGAAAATGAGAGACAAAAGTAACGGAGAAAAAGATTCAGTTTGTCGAGAAGCTAAAAATGAATCGGTATAAAGGGTGGAAAATAAACTGCGTATACCCAACATGATAACAGTGGCTGGCCCCTTGTTATAATCGGACCTTAACGACTTCGGTTCCctccttaaaataataataataataataataataaaaaaagtatgtatAACAAATCTTTTGACGTTGTTTTCCAGTGTTGttgctttttttatttccttCTTTTTATTTAGTTCgttgcttattatattatttgcatgcGTGTCGCATTATTGTATTCAAACCCACAATATATGAGATTTCTtgcattgttatttatttgtaatttgtatgagaAGAGGTGTAATTAAATTGTACCATAAAAATTAGTtgttaagaaataagaataggtgttgaataaaaataactatatttgatttatttaaaataattattttgtacacaaagtatttttatttttatgctatttatatacatattaacacatttgataacaattattaattatagaagcaatatccaaaattaaattaatacaatattatattgtacgtatttataatttatataatattaactacgaaaaaatttataacaatactaagtatctaataaaatatgatccattaaaaataatgttcttatgTCGCCACAAATAAAACCACGTTTCcaatataaaaagttaatttatatctatattagatAACAAGTTAGCCCTGAATTGGTCGATTTTGGTATATTTCGTGAccaaaaaagttcaaaaagttcataatagtttattatataatataaatatgtggtTTCAATATTAAAGAAGACGAttgcgttttaaaaataattttgtatgaaattcactaaataaaaagtgaaacataaacataaaaccaataacaaaaaaaaaagtttgttttaagTAGTTgctttcaaaaataaacataatcacAAGTTCTAACatggaatattatataacgtgtaataataaataaatattaacatataaacgagtggtaaaatgtaataaaagttgTGTTCAAACTCAAAACtagaaatttgaattattttacatatcagAATAGTTCTAACCTACTTGTTGCATATTATTGAGTACATAAAACACGTATTTATAGAAtttgatgttttaataatgtaacaataCAAATCTCATAAATAATAgcattgtaaatttgtaaccgTCACGCTCCATAATGGCACAATCAGAATGTAATAatccaaatttatatatatatatcgtccaaggtaactttttaataccaaatcattaatttaaaattaatatatcaacaaACGGCCTGTGAACCGGGTATCAGCTCAGCTGAAGTTTGCTCCTTTTTGGGTACAAAAAATTCCTCGATTTCCATAAAAGTTTTGTTCTCGGTCTCCGGCATATTTCTGTAGAGGTATATGAACCCAACAAAACTGCAAGCCGCCATCATGAAGAAGGTATTGGTTAGGCCCAAAGTGTTTTCAACGCTCAAATACACTTTGGTCGCGGAAAACGTTAGGATGTAAAAAATTGCAGTGGTCAGACTAGATGCGAATCCTTTGGCTCTACACGAaaatcatgttattatattataccacgtTAATATGGAGTAAAAAAATGAAGAttgtatatacgatataacataGGTGTATGTATATTACTCGTTAGGATATATCTCGCTGACCAACGTCCAAGGCACTGTCAACATGCCCATAGCTCCAGAAAACATGATGATCGAGTAGAGCACCATTGGCACGTAGGTTTCGGTTGAAATCAATTTAGAATTCATACACAAGAAGTATACAGCGAACATGCATATTGCCAGAGTGTTTATGCACAACGTCGATAAAGTCAACATTCGTTTACCCAATTTCCGCACCGTTAAAGTGAGTCCCACGCTTCCGGCCAATTGCATAAATCCAAAAAGCaccttgaatatattataatattatgagttaaatGAATAACGGAAAAATATAACaccatattattaaatctataatttttttttatatttcgtcttcataaaaaaaaaaaaacgatacctacctataataaatacacattacaaGATCgtacgcaaaaaaaatataaaaagtgtttGGTTCAATATATTACCAGCTATAATGTATTTTGcattgttgtaaatattatatctaaattgtattttattaatactcaAATTTTTACCAAACTTTACTGTACAAGtatgtttgaagttcaaaaaaaaattatatttcaatttatattattattgttaggtacaTGAAAATTCATCCATCATTTAtgcgaaaaatatataaataataaacagtaatagTTCTATAGAAtagttattttgtcatttataaattataaataacacataaaCACGATGgttttgatattatgtttaaaatttaaatcatgattcagtaaacaattattaatgaaaataattaatttattcataactcGACAGTAGAAATATATGTCATAAATGATATGTATGTcaataccaataaatattattgataataaaagtgttaaaaaaaagtatttaataccaatataatatttaaataatttacaacactatagttacctaataaaatatactcactAAGGATATACTATGGGTATCTTTCACTCCCGATTCGTACATTAATTTAACGATGTAAGGACGGCAGGGTGTCAGACACGAAATCAACGTGAATACATAGTAAACGGTGACCAATCGTAGTGGTCGGTACACCGAAGCGCTCTTGACCCACAAAAACGACGAGAACAGTCCTTTCGAAGCTTTTATCGTTTTTGATTGGTCGACAGACGTCTTGTAATAAAACATCAATTCTTGATACTCGGTGGCGACCACGCAAGGATCTACCCATCCTCTCAGCCAACAAATGGCGTTCATGGCCTTTTCGTTTCTGCCTTTGGACAGCAACCAAATCGGGCTTTCCGGTATCTATATGCACGAGAATAAGAAAcgggtatataattataaaatgcattatcGACGTAATTAACAGAAACAGATCGATCAAAACTCACAAATGCCACGAACGTCAGACACATGACCGGACACAGGGCGCTCACCGCGGCCACAGTCTTCCAGTGGAAAACGTAACTCAGCCCGAAGCTGGACAAGACGCCTATCAGACACGCCATGTTTACCACGCATGCCATGATTCCCCGGAGTCTGGGTTCGCAAATCTCTCCGATGTACGAGTACGCCGGGCCGTCGTTGAAGCCCAAGCCCATTCCCATCGTTATGGTCGACCAGTACAACATGGTAACCGAGTTGGCGTACCACAACAGTATCCAGCCGAATATGCTGGGAACGCAAGCCAGAACCACGCAAGACTTCTTTCCGAAGTGTTTCTGCGCGTACCCGGACAGACAGCTCCCGATCGGTTGACACAAATAGAGTATACttcctgaaaaataaataaacgagaaAAACAATGTTGGTGAATTTTTAGTATGCCGGTATGTAACGAAAAATGTATCCTTTGAATATGATATAAGCACTTTCCTTGTATAATATCTAGCTAAAAGGCGCAGTATATTTATGAAACGGGAACCCtgatagcattttgtaatgataatattataacagcattataataatattataatcacgaataatattattatgatgttataataatatttttagtcaatcaTTTGCTATCTGGGAATGTGGCGATATTCGTCAACGAGGGTACATTATAGTTTATCAGCAAACGTAATAAAATGCTAAGAAAACATTGTGtccatcatattatacatgtcGTATTTACGcggcaaaacaaaattaataccgATAATCGCtaaactactaataataatttataaattaaaatatattttttttcaaaagacgTTAAATGCTGCAAAATGTCAACATTTAACAAACGCTCCTCGTTTTATGAGGAATAGTCAAGTAAGTCAACggacttattataatactatacaaaacTGCAGAGGCGGCTTGGACGTAATTACAAGAGGTGCACTGCACTCCCAAAAATATGGGGTGggtgtatttttgtacatttttgggaaCTGTTATCGTTAATACTTACTACTATTACCATGTTTATggactataatgatattatataatatacttataNNNNNNNNNNNNNNNNNNNNNNNNNNNNNNNNNNNNNNNNNNNNNNNNNNNNNNNNNNNNNNNNNNNNNNNNNNNNNNNNNNNNNNNNNNNNNNNNNNNNNNNNNNNNNNNNNNNNNNNNNNNNNNNNNNNNNNNNNNNNNNNNNNNNNNNNNNNNNNNNNNNNNNNNNNNNNNNNNNNNNNNNNNNNNNNNNNNNNNNNNNNNNNNNNNNNNNNNNNNNNNNNNNNNNNNNNNNNNNNNNNNNNNNNNNNNNNNNNNNNNNNNNNNNNNNNNNNNNNNNNNNNNNNNNNNNNNNNNNNNNNNNNNNNNNNNNNNNNNNNNNNNNNNNNNNNNNNNNNNNNNNNNNNNNNNNNNNNNNNNNNNNNNNNNNNNNNNNNNNNNNNNNNNNNNNNNNNNNNNNNNNNNNNNNNNNNNNNNNNNNNNNNNNNNNNNNNNNNNNNNNNNNNNNNNNNNNNNNNNNNNNNNNNNNNNNNNNNNNNNNNNNNNNNNNNNNNNNNNNNNNNNNNNNNNNNNNNNNNNNNNNNNNNNNNNNNNNNNNNNNNNNNNNNNNNNNNNNNNNNNNNNNNNNNNNNNNNNNNNNNNNNNNNNNNNNNNNNNNNNNNNNNNNNNNNNNNNNNNNNNNNNNNNNNNNNNNNNNNNNNNNNNNNNNNNNNNNNNNNNNNNNNNNNNNNNNNNNNNNNNNNNNNNNNNNNNNNNNNNNNNNNNNNNNNNNNNNNNNNNNNNNNNNNNNNNNNNNNNNNNNNNNNNNNNNNNNNNNNNNNNNNNNNNNNNNNNNNNNNNNNNNNNNNNNNNNNNNNNNNNNNNNNNNNNNNNNNNNNNNNNNNNNNNNNNNNNNNNNNNNNNNNNNNNNNNNNNNNNNNNNNNNNNNNNNNNNNNNNNNNNNNNNNNNNNNNNNNNNNNNNNNNNNNNNNNNNNNNNNNNNNNNNNNNNNNNNNNNNNNNNNNNNNNNNNNNNNNNNNNNNNNNNNNNNNNNNNNNNNNNNNNNNNNNNNNNNNNNNNNNNNNNNNNNNNNNNNNNNNNNNNNNNNNNNNNNNNNNNNNNNNNNNNNNNNNNNNNNNNNNNNNNNNNNNNNNNNNNNNNNNNNNNNNNNNNNNNNNNNNNNNNNNNNNNNNNNNNNNNNNNNNNNNNNNNNNNNNNNNNNNNNNNNNNNNNNNNNNNNNNNNNNNNNNNNNNNNNNNNNNNNNNNNNNNNNNNNNNNNNNNNNNNNNNNNNNNNNNNNNNNNNNNNNNNNNNNNNNNNNNNNNNNNNNNNNNNNNNNNNNNNNNNNNNNNNNNNNNNNNNNNNNNNNNNNNNNNNNNNNNNNNNNNNNNNNNNNNNNNNNNNNNNNNNNNNNNNNNNNNNNNNNNNNNNNNNNNNNNNNNNNNNNNNNNNNNNNNNNNNNNNNNNNNNNNNNNNNNNNNNNNNNNNNNNNNNNNNNNNNNNNNNNNNNNNNNNNNNNNNNNNNNNNNNNNNNNNNNNNNNNNNNNNNNNNNNNNNNNNNNNNNNNNNNNNNNNNNNNNNNNNNNNNNNNNNNNNNNNNNNNNNNNNNNNNNNNNNNNNNNNNNNNNNNNNNNNNNNNNNNNNNNNNNNNNNNNNNNNNNNNNNNNNNNNNNNNNNNNNNNNNNNNNNNNNNNNNNNNNNNNNNNNNNNNNNNNNNNNNNNNNNNNNNNNNNNNNNNNNNNNNNNNNNNNNNNNNNNNNNNNNNNNNNNNNNNNNNNNNNNNNNNNNNNNNNNNNNNNNNNNNNNNNNNNNNNNNNNNNNNNNNNNNNNNNNNNNNNNNNNNNNNNNNNNNNNNNNNNNNNNNNNNNNNNNNNNNNNNNNNNNNNNNNNNN
It contains:
- the LOC100169458 gene encoding facilitated trehalose transporter Tret1, whose amino-acid sequence is MGKFPLPHAVTDIRCENDLETKVTYGRKATIAQLLATMVQSLLLVNVGMELAMATVVIGSLYKNPNAEFLITDSESSWYGSILYLCQPIGSCLSGYAQKHFGKKSCVVLACVPSIFGWILLWYANSVTMLYWSTITMGMGLGFNDGPAYSYIGEICEPRLRGIMACVVNMACLIGVLSSFGLSYVFHWKTVAAVSALCPVMCLTFVAFIPESPIWLLSKGRNEKAMNAICWLRGWVDPCVVATEYQELMFYYKTSVDQSKTIKASKGLFSSFLWVKSASVYRPLRLVTVYYVFTLISCLTPCRPYIVKLMYESGVKDTHSISLVLFGFMQLAGSVGLTLTVRKLGKRMLTLSTLCINTLAICMFAVYFLCMNSKLISTETYVPMVLYSIIMFSGAMGMLTVPWTLVSEIYPNEAKGFASSLTTAIFYILTFSATKVYLSVENTLGLTNTFFMMAACSFVGFIYLYRNMPETENKTFMEIEEFFVPKKEQTSAELIPGSQAVC